The sequence GCGCGGTGCGGACCCGCGCCAGATACACCCGCACGGCGGTCGGCTTCTCGCTCATGCTGCCTCTCCCAAAAGCGCGTTCATCGTCACGGCGAAGCTCTGCCAGGTCTTGCCCGACTCCGCGAGCCGCGCCCGGCCCGGCTCGTTCAGGCTGTAGTACTTGCGGTGCGGGCCCTCTTCACTGGGCACCACGTACGAAGTGAGCAGGCCGGCCTTGTACAGCCTGCGCAGCGTCCCGTACACCGACGCGTCCCCCACCTCTTCCAGGCCCGCGGTCCTGAGTCTTCGCAGGACGTCGTACCCGTAGCCGTCTTCGTCGCGAAGCACCGCGAGAACGGCGAGATCGAGCACCCCTTTGAGCAGCTGACTGATCTCCACTGCACCCTCCAGTCTTACGCTTGGGAAGGTACCACGCATTGCACAGTAGTGCGCACGGCGGAGGGCCAGACGGGCGTGTCGGGCTGCTTCTCAGGCTCCGGTGTCGACGGGACGCTCGAAGAAGGATTCGAGGACGACGATGGTCTGCGTGCCGGTGACGCCGTCGATCGCGAAGAGCCGGCGCAGCGACGCCTGGAGCTCCTCGGTCGTCGCCGTGCGCACCTTGACCAGCAGCGACGCCGGCCCGGCGATGACGTGCGCCTCGACCACCTCGGGCAGTGCCTCGAGGGCTTCACGCACCGGCCGGTCGCCCATCCAGGCGTTCGCCTCGACGAGGACGAACGCCGCGACACCGCGCCCGACGGCGGCCGGGTCGACGTCCACGGTGGTCCGCCGGATCACGTCCTGCTCGCGGAGCTTGCGCACGCGCTCGTGGGCCGCCCCGGCGGAGAGCCCGACGGCCTTGCCGAGCGCCGCGTACGCCTGCGTCGCGTCTCGCTGCAGTTCGGCGAGCAGAACACGATCAACGCTGTCCATGACTTGACCATATCAGGTTCGGCGTTCCATGCTTAGGACAGAATCTCATTAGGGGTGACGATGGATCTGATCGAGACCGAGTTCGAGGTGCTGGACGAGCGGTTCAAGCGCGTCAACGGCGACGAGTGGACGCAGCGCCTGCACACCGGCTGCCGCTGGACCGAGGGCCCGGCGTACTTCCCGGCCGGCCGCTACCTGGTGTTCAGCGACATCCCGAACGACCGCACCCTGCGCTGGGACGAGACGACCGGGCAAATCGGCGTCTTCCGGCAGCCGTCGCAGTACTCGAACGGGCACACCGTCGACCGCAACGGACGGCTGATCAGCTGCGAGCAGGGCACCCGCCGCGTGACGCGCACGGAGCACGACGGCTCGATCACGGTGCTGGCGTCGGAGTTCCAGGGGAAGCGGCTGAACAGTCCGAACGACGTCGTCGAGCACTCGGACGGGTCAATCTGGTTCACCGACCCGAGTTACGGCATCGACAGCGACTACGAGGGGTACCAAGCGGAGAGCGAAATCGGCGGCTGCCACGTGTACCGCGTCGCGCCGTCGGGCGAGGTCCGGATCGTCGCGGACGACTTCTCACGCCCGAACGGGCTGGCGTTCTCGGCGGACGAGTCGCTGTTGTACATCGCGGACACCCGTCAGGATCCCAGCCACCTCAGGGTGTTCCGGGTCGGTCCGGACGGGACGCTGGCCGGCGGCGAGATCTTCGCGACGAGCGACGCGGGCGGGTTCGACGGCGTGCGCGTCGACGCGGACGGCCGGGTCTGGGCGGCCGCGCACGACGGGCTGCACTGCTTCGACCCGGACGGCACGAGGATCGGCAAGCTGCGGATCCCGGAGATCTGCTCGAACCTGACGTTCGGCGGGGCGCGGCGGAACGAGCTGTTCATCACGGCGTCGAGTTCGGTGTACACGTTGAGGGTGAACGTGAACGGGGCCCGCTACCCGCGGTGACCTCCGGCGCCGGCTGGCCTCCTCATGCGCCCCAATGTGGCCTTCGGTGCGTCAGACGCACCGAAGGCCACATTGGGTGCGTCAGACGCAACCAAGGCCACATTGGGGCGTTTGCCGCGGCTGGGTGAGACCGGGCCGGGGCGGGTGGCTAGCCGAGCGTGGCCGCGCGGACGCGGGCCACCACCGTTTCGCGCTGCCAGGCTCGGCTCACCTGGACCAGCCAAGCCGCTTCGGCGGCGACGTCCGCTTCGGCGTCGGACAGAGAGTCCGGTGTGGCCTCCGCCGCGTCGAAGCGGCGGCCCGCCCGGCCCGCTTCGATCGCCGCCGCGAGGGTGACCGCCTCCACGGTGGCCGGGAGGTCCGCTTCGCGCACTCCCTCGGCGCGGGCCGCTTTCTCGGCTCGGGCCGGGAGGTCCGGGTCGAAGTGGGCGCGCAGGGCGAGGTGGCCGTCGCGGATTTCGATGACGCGGCGGTACAGCGCGAACTCCGGGCCGCCCGCCAGTTCGCGGCCGCGGTCCAGGACGATGCCGGGGACCGCCGCGCGCAGGGCCGTCCACAGTGGCTCGATGCGCCGGTACGCCCGGTACGCCCTGACCCGGCCGATCACCGATGAAACCGCCGGTGACCACGCGCTGAGCGTCGCGCCCGCCGTCACGAAACCCACCGTCGCCGCGGCGAGAACCGAGGACGGCAGGTCCTCGCGGGCGCCGATGCGGGCCGTCTCGGCGAGGCGGCGGACGTCGTCGACGTCCCAGAACGTCCACGCGAACGCCGCGCCCACGCCGACGACCAGCAGCCACAGCCCGGCGCGCAGCGGTCCCGGCTCGGCGTGCCGCGCGCTGCGGACGAACACCACGAACAGCAGCCCGAGGCTGATCAGGCTGTACAGCAGGAACAACACCTTGTCGGCGAGCGCGAACGGCAGCGACGCGGACGTGAACACGGTGTCGTCTCCGACGCGTCGCGGCTCCGACAGCGTGAAGCAGACCGCGAGCAGGACCATCGTCGCGCCGGTGAACAGCGCGTGCGGCGCCAGGCGGGCGCCTTCGCCGCGCCACACCGACTGCGTGAAGGCGACGGCGAACCCGATCGCGCCCAGCTTCAGCTCGTCGCCGGCCAGGCTGAGGATCCATTCGCCCACCGGGCCGGGGCCGACGAGGGCCGCCATCGCCGGCGTCAGCACCATGATGCCGGTGGCGATGCAGATGCCGAACCCGGCGAGGAACCACATCGTCCGCACCGGCTGGCTGCGGCGCGCTTCGATGAGCTTGTACCCGAACCCGGCGAAGCCCACCACGCACAGCAGGTAGGCCAAGGTCTCGATCACGGCGTACGGCGGCGGGACCGGCCGAACAGCGAATCGAAGCGCCGCACGCCTTCGGGCACGTCGGCGGCCGGCTCGCGCCGGTCCCCGGGCCGCACGACGCGCTGCGCGAGCAGGCTCGCGACCAGCTCGGCTTCCTGTTCCTCGACCTCGCTGTAGGTGGTCCGGCCGAGCACGCGGCGCACCAATTCGGGCGAAAGGTGCGGCATCAGCTGACGGCCGGCGGCGGCGTCGATGGCCACGCCGTCGGCGCCCGCGTCGGACCCGACGTGGCCGCACAGCAGGTGCCCGACCTCGTGCAGCAGGATGTGCCGCCGGTGCAGGGCGGTCGTGTTGGTCGGGTAGAGGATGTAGTCGGCGCGCTCGGTGCTCATCAGCAGCCCGCAGGGCGCGCCTTCGGGAGCGCTGACCGGCATGAGTTCGATGGGCCGCCCCCGCTCGGCGGCCAGCCCGGCGACGAACGCCTCGGCGTCGAACGGCTCCGGCAGGCTGACGGCATCGGCGACGTGCCGCGCCCGCCGCCACAACGCCCGCCCCGGCCGCCGTCGCAAGGATGGTTGCCGCACTTTCAGGCCTCCTCCACCACGCCCCGCACGAACGGCTCCGGCCGGTTCAACGCGGCGGCCCCCGCGGGGATACGCGACCGGAGCACCTTCGGACGCGCGGTTCCCGGGCAGGGTTCCGCGGGAGCGATTCGGACACCCGGACGGCCCAGTCCGCCCTGCGCGACGGTATCCCACCGGCCCGATGCGGTGAGCGGAAGGTGGTCACGCCAAGGCCGGCTCCCAGCCGCGCCGCCGTCGCCGGAACGGGCCCGCACCTCAGCCCTCCCTCTTCGGGGTGCCGCGGCCGGCCTCCCTTCGGGCTATCGCGTCGATCATGTCGCTGATCGTGTCCAGGCCGTCGGCCGAGAGGGTGACCGCGCGCAGGGCCAGGTCGCGGACGCCCGCGTCGCGCAGCGCGCCCAGCAGGGCCAGCTCTTCGGCGATCTTCTTGCTCTGCTCGTCGTCGAAGAAGTACGCCGGGGGTACGCCGAAGAAGCGCGCGAGTGCCTCGAGGTGGCGCTTGGTCGGGTTGTCGCGGCGGCCCGTGCGCAGCTGCCACAAGTACGTCGTCGAAAAGCTTTCGCCCGTGGCCTCGCGGCAGGCCTTCGCGACCTCTTCGTTGCTGTACGGCTCCCGATCGGGCCTGCGGACCACGTGGAACAGCCGGTCGATCTTGTCGGCCAGCGTCGACTTTCCGGGCTCCTTGACCACGATGCACTCCCTCAGCTGCCAGGCGTATTCATCCTAGCTGAAAGGCGAACACCCTTGATCTACGCAAGTTTGGCCCGGGGCCGCGGCTGGCACCGGGGGCAGGAGAACGACGACCGGTTCATGAACGGCTCCCGCCGGATCGCCGTGCCGCAGCGGTGGCACGGGAGGCCTTCCTGGCCGTACGCGTCCAGGGACCGGTCGAAGTAGCCGGACTGCCCGTTCACGTTCACGTACAGCGCGTCGAACGACGTCCCGCCCGCCCCCAGCGCCGCGTTCATCACGTCCGAAGCCGCGGACAGCAGCTCACGGCCCTTCGCCGCCGTCAGCTTCTCCGTCGGACGGGACCAGTGCAGCCGCGCGCGCCACAGGGCTTCGTCCGCGTAGATGTTGCCGATGCCCGACACCAGTGTCTGGTCGAGCAGGGCCCGCTTGACCTCGGTGCGCCGGGACTTCAGCGCGCGCACCGCCGCGTCGAGGTCGAACGCCGGGTCCATCGGGTCGCGGGCGATGTGCGCGATCGTGTCCGGGAGCAGCACGTCGTTGAGGTCGTCGAGGGCCAGGCCGCCGAACGTCCGCTGGTCGACGAAGCGCAGCTCCGGCCCGTCGTCGTCGAAGCGCAGCCGGACCCGCAGGTGCTTCTCGTCCGGCGCGCCCTCGGGCTGGACGAGCATCTGCCCGCTCATCCCGAGGTGCGCCAGCAGCGCCTCCTTGTCCGACAGCTCGAGCCACAGGTACTTGCCGCGGCGCCGCGCCGCCTCGACGCGGGTGCCGCTGAGCCGCCGCGTGAAGTCCTCCGCGCCCAGCGCGTGGCGGCGGATGGCGCGCGGGTGCAGGACCTCCGCCTCGCGGATGGTCCGGCCCGCCACGTGCGCCTGCAGGCCCAGGCGGACGACTTCGACCTCGGGGAGTTCGGGCATACGGCCATTGTGCCCGCCGGGTACGACAATTTATGGAGCGGTGGGTCCGACGTCGGCCTTCGTCAGCGGAACCCGGGTCGTCCCGGACGCGAAGTACTCGTCGGCACCGACGTCGTACGCCCCGCTGCGGGCCTGCAGGTCGAAGTCCTTCGCGGCGAACGGGTACGAGCCCACCCCCGCGTCGATCGCCGGGCTCCCGGAAGCCAGCCGGTACAGCCCGGCCGCGTCCTTCACGAGCTTCGGGTCGACCGACCGGGACGGGATGCCCGCGGTGCCGCCGAAGGTGATGTTGCCCTCGTACTTGACGGTCGACCCGCTCGGCAGCGTCACCAGCGTGCCGGACGTCCCCTTCACGATGTTGTCCGCGACCACGCAGTCCTTCGGCTTGAAGTCGCCGCCGTCGCCGTCGATCACGCTGTTCGACCCCAGCACCGTGTTGTACGCGACCGTGACGCGGTCCGGGCGGTCGTGCAGCTTGCTCGTCGGCCCGGAGTCGGCCTCATCGCCGGAGCCGAACACGATCGCGCGGCCGCCGGAGTTCGCGACGTAGTTGCCGACGACCTTGTGGTCGTTGCCGTGGAAGCGGATGCCCGAACCGAACAGCAGGTTGCCCTCGACGGTGCTGCGGTTGCCGTGGCGCAGCACGATGTAGCCCCGGCTGTCGCGGATCGTGTTGTACCGCACCACGTTGTCGGACGACTTGACCGAGATGGCCTCGCTGTCGCCGTCCGCCTTCTCGAAGAGGTTGTTCTCGATCAGCGCGTTCGCCGAGTACGACTGGCGGTCGCTGAGCCCCAGCCGGATCGACTCGCCGCCGTTCGAACCGGTGAACTGGTGGTTGTAGAAGTAGTTGTGGTGCACGTGGACGTGCTTCGCCATCGCGCCGGACGGCCCGAGGATCTGCAGGAACACGCCCTGGCTGGTGCGGTTCTGGAAGACGTTGCGGTCCAGCACGGTGTCGTCGCCGCTGACGGTCACCCAGTTGCCGTCGGTCGTGAGCTGGAAGTCGTTGCGGGTCAGGCGGTTGTTCGACGCGCCGGCCGGCACCGACAGCGCGGCGCCGTTACGGAACTTGAAGCCCCGCAGCACCACGTTCGACACGCCGCTCGCGAAGGCGAACGTCTTCGAGCCGGTGATGGTGGCCTGGCCGGTGTGCTCGGCGGCGACGGTCACCGGCGCGGAAGCCGTGCCGGACCGCTTGATCGACAGCGTCGAGCTCGCGGCGTACGAGCCGTCGGCCAGCATGATCGTGTCGCCGGGATTCGCCTTGTCCAGCGCGGATTGCAGCGCCGAAAGCGAAGTGACCCGGATCTGCGCGGCCGACGCGGCCGGGCCGGGGACGACGACGAGCGCCGCGGCGATCAGGGGAACGAAGAAAAGACGCATCCGCCCTACCTCTCAGTGGTTCCAGCGCGGCGGATGATCATCACGCTACTGAGGGGCGGGCGGAATCGTCAACGGAGGTTCCCGGTGATCAGGACTCCGGTTCTTCTTTCTTCTGCGCTTCGAGCTCGGCGGACAGCGAACGCCAGGCCGTCTCGGCGGCCTTCTGCTCGGCTTCCTTCTTCGTCGACCCCGAGCCGTCGCCCAGCGGGCGCGAAGCGACCAGGACCGTGGCCGTGAACTCCTTGCGGTGGTCCGGCCCGGTGTCCTCGACCTTGTACTCGGGCACGCCGAGACCGGCCGACGCGGTCAGCTCCTGCAGGCTCGTCTTCCAGTCGAGGCCGGCCCCGCGCAGCGGCGCTTCGGCGAGCAGGCCGTCGAAGAGGCGGTGCACGAGCTTGCGGGCGATCTCGATGCCGTGCGCGAGGTACGTCGCACCGATCACCGCCTCCAGGCCGTCGGCGAGGATGCTCGCCTTGTCCCGGCCGCCGGTGAGCTCTTCGCCCTTGCCCAGCAGCAGGTGCGCGCCGAGCCCGCCCTCGCCGAGCCCGCGCGCGACGCGGGCCAGCGCGTGCATGTTGACGACGCTGGCGCGGAGCTTCGCGAGCTGACCTTCGGGCAGGTCGGGATGCGTGTTGTACAGGTGATCGGTGACGACCAGGCCGAGCACGGCGTCCCCGAGGAACTCCAGCCGCTCATTGGGCGGCAGGCCCCCGTTCTCGTACGCGTACGAGCGGTGGGTCAGCGACAGCCCGAGCAGCTCGGGGTCGAGTGTGACCCCGAGCGCTTCGAGCAACGGCGCCGGATCGGCTGGTGGTCCCCCGGGCGTCTTGCCCCCCATGTCGGCTACCCGATCAGGCGGGCTCGACGACCTGGCGGCCGTTGTGCTGGCCGCACGACGGGCACGCGATGTGCTGGAGCTTCGGCTGCTTGCAGGCGCGGTTGGAGCAGGGCACCAGCTGCACCGGAGCCGCCTTCCACTGGCTGCGGCGGGAGCGCGTGTTGGATCGCGACATCTTCCGCTTCGGGACGGCCACGAGTAGATCTCCTTATGACGGTCTGCTCGCGGTGCGAGCGAACTTCCTCCGCAACGAGCTGGGTCGCTCGTCAGGCTTGCTCAGCGGGACCCGGCGCAGGCTTTTCGCCCGCATTCTCGTCGAAGCGCTCGACCAGTGCGGCCCACCGAGGGTCTATCTTCTCATGCCCGTGTCCGGGCTCGAGATCGGCCCACTTGACGCCGCAGTCGATGCACAGCCCGGCGCAGTCTTCGGTGCACAGCGGGGCCAGCGGCAGGGCCAGCACGATCGCGTCGCGGACGATGGGCTCGAGGTCGATCTTGTCGTCGACCAGGCGCGGGATCTCGTCCTCGTCCGTGGTCTCCTCGGTGGCCGACCCCGGGTAGGCGAACAGCTCCTGGACCTCGACCTCGACCTCTTCGGTCAGCGGGTCGAGGCAGCGGGCGCAGGTGCCCTTGGCGGTCGCCGTGGCGGTGCCGCTGACCAGGACGCCTTCGACGACGGACTCGAGCAGCAGGTCGAGCTCGAGCTCGGAGCCCGCCTCGATGGTGATGACGTCGGGGACGCCGAGCGGCGTCTCCACCGGCACGCTGCGCTTGAGGGCGCGGCTGAGGCCGGCGTGACGGCCGAGCTCACGGGTGTCGATCACCCACGGGCTGCGGTCGTCGAGCTGGGGGGTCTTGTTCTCGGACATCCAGTCCAGAGTACGCACCGGGTGCCACGCCTTTTGACCTGGCACCTCGCGGGGCGTCCGGCGCGGAACGTCATGAACGAGTCGTTCACCTCGCCGGACGCCAGGGGCCCGGCAAAGTCAGGTCAGCACGGCCGATCCGGCTGCGCGCACGTCATGAACGACCCGTTCATGACATCCCGCGACGCCGAGCCGACCGCGGCCACCCTGCCGCCGTGACCCGCTCGATCCACGTCTTGAATGGGTCATTCAGGTCTTCTGAAGACCTGAATGACCCATTCAAGACGCTGGGGCAACGCTGCGGAGTGCACCGACGGGACTTTGCAGGGACCCTGTCGCCGGACGCGGCGAATGGGTCGTTCACGACCTACGGACCCGGGAGCGGGCGTGCGGAGCGGCCGAGAGGCGCGTCACACCTGGTAGTCGTACAGCGTGGGACGGCCGCCGCCGCTCGGGAGGTTCGCCGGGGAACGCAGGTGGTTGCGGCCCGAGTCGACCGTCCGCAGCGTCGTCGCCAGCAGCTCCGAGAACTCCGCCAGCTTCCCGTCCACGTACGCGTCGCAGTCCTGGCGCTGGCGGTCGGCCTCCGCGTGGGCCTCGTCGACGATGCGGGCCGACTCGGCGTGCGCGGCCTGGACGACCTCGGTCTGGGCGACCAGGCGGGCCTGCTCGGCGCGGCCGTCCTCGATGGCGCGGTCGTAGGCGTCGCGGCCGGCCTGGATCATGCGCTCGGACTCGGCGCGGGAGCGGTCGGTGAGGTTCTGGTACTCGGCCTGGCCCGCCGCGACCGTGCGGTCGGCCTGGTCGTGGGCGTCGGCGAGCATCTGCTCGGCGCGGGCACGCGCGTCGGCCAGGATGCGCTCGGCTTCGTCGGTCGCTTCGGCGATGGTCCGCTCGGCCTCGGCGTTCGCCCCCGCGACCGCTTCGCCCGCCTCCTTGCGGGCGGCGTGGATCAGGTCGTCGCGC is a genomic window of Amycolatopsis lexingtonensis containing:
- a CDS encoding PadR family transcriptional regulator is translated as MEISQLLKGVLDLAVLAVLRDEDGYGYDVLRRLRTAGLEEVGDASVYGTLRRLYKAGLLTSYVVPSEEGPHRKYYSLNEPGRARLAESGKTWQSFAVTMNALLGEAA
- a CDS encoding Lrp/AsnC family transcriptional regulator, which codes for MDSVDRVLLAELQRDATQAYAALGKAVGLSAGAAHERVRKLREQDVIRRTTVDVDPAAVGRGVAAFVLVEANAWMGDRPVREALEALPEVVEAHVIAGPASLLVKVRTATTEELQASLRRLFAIDGVTGTQTIVVLESFFERPVDTGA
- a CDS encoding SMP-30/gluconolactonase/LRE family protein — protein: MDLIETEFEVLDERFKRVNGDEWTQRLHTGCRWTEGPAYFPAGRYLVFSDIPNDRTLRWDETTGQIGVFRQPSQYSNGHTVDRNGRLISCEQGTRRVTRTEHDGSITVLASEFQGKRLNSPNDVVEHSDGSIWFTDPSYGIDSDYEGYQAESEIGGCHVYRVAPSGEVRIVADDFSRPNGLAFSADESLLYIADTRQDPSHLRVFRVGPDGTLAGGEIFATSDAGGFDGVRVDADGRVWAAAHDGLHCFDPDGTRIGKLRIPEICSNLTFGGARRNELFITASSSVYTLRVNVNGARYPR
- a CDS encoding MAB_1171c family putative transporter, translating into MIETLAYLLCVVGFAGFGYKLIEARRSQPVRTMWFLAGFGICIATGIMVLTPAMAALVGPGPVGEWILSLAGDELKLGAIGFAVAFTQSVWRGEGARLAPHALFTGATMVLLAVCFTLSEPRRVGDDTVFTSASLPFALADKVLFLLYSLISLGLLFVVFVRSARHAEPGPLRAGLWLLVVGVGAAFAWTFWDVDDVRRLAETARIGAREDLPSSVLAAATVGFVTAGATLSAWSPAVSSVIGRVRAYRAYRRIEPLWTALRAAVPGIVLDRGRELAGGPEFALYRRVIEIRDGHLALRAHFDPDLPARAEKAARAEGVREADLPATVEAVTLAAAIEAGRAGRRFDAAEATPDSLSDAEADVAAEAAWLVQVSRAWQRETVVARVRAATLG
- a CDS encoding helix-turn-helix domain-containing protein, coding for MVKEPGKSTLADKIDRLFHVVRRPDREPYSNEEVAKACREATGESFSTTYLWQLRTGRRDNPTKRHLEALARFFGVPPAYFFDDEQSKKIAEELALLGALRDAGVRDLALRAVTLSADGLDTISDMIDAIARREAGRGTPKREG
- the mutM gene encoding bifunctional DNA-formamidopyrimidine glycosylase/DNA-(apurinic or apyrimidinic site) lyase translates to MPELPEVEVVRLGLQAHVAGRTIREAEVLHPRAIRRHALGAEDFTRRLSGTRVEAARRRGKYLWLELSDKEALLAHLGMSGQMLVQPEGAPDEKHLRVRLRFDDDGPELRFVDQRTFGGLALDDLNDVLLPDTIAHIARDPMDPAFDLDAAVRALKSRRTEVKRALLDQTLVSGIGNIYADEALWRARLHWSRPTEKLTAAKGRELLSAASDVMNAALGAGGTSFDALYVNVNGQSGYFDRSLDAYGQEGLPCHRCGTAIRREPFMNRSSFSCPRCQPRPRAKLA
- a CDS encoding polysaccharide lyase 6 family protein; translated protein: MRLFFVPLIAAALVVVPGPAASAAQIRVTSLSALQSALDKANPGDTIMLADGSYAASSTLSIKRSGTASAPVTVAAEHTGQATITGSKTFAFASGVSNVVLRGFKFRNGAALSVPAGASNNRLTRNDFQLTTDGNWVTVSGDDTVLDRNVFQNRTSQGVFLQILGPSGAMAKHVHVHHNYFYNHQFTGSNGGESIRLGLSDRQSYSANALIENNLFEKADGDSEAISVKSSDNVVRYNTIRDSRGYIVLRHGNRSTVEGNLLFGSGIRFHGNDHKVVGNYVANSGGRAIVFGSGDEADSGPTSKLHDRPDRVTVAYNTVLGSNSVIDGDGGDFKPKDCVVADNIVKGTSGTLVTLPSGSTVKYEGNITFGGTAGIPSRSVDPKLVKDAAGLYRLASGSPAIDAGVGSYPFAAKDFDLQARSGAYDVGADEYFASGTTRVPLTKADVGPTAP
- the rnc gene encoding ribonuclease III; this translates as MGGKTPGGPPADPAPLLEALGVTLDPELLGLSLTHRSYAYENGGLPPNERLEFLGDAVLGLVVTDHLYNTHPDLPEGQLAKLRASVVNMHALARVARGLGEGGLGAHLLLGKGEELTGGRDKASILADGLEAVIGATYLAHGIEIARKLVHRLFDGLLAEAPLRGAGLDWKTSLQELTASAGLGVPEYKVEDTGPDHRKEFTATVLVASRPLGDGSGSTKKEAEQKAAETAWRSLSAELEAQKKEEPES
- the rpmF gene encoding 50S ribosomal protein L32, with product MAVPKRKMSRSNTRSRRSQWKAAPVQLVPCSNRACKQPKLQHIACPSCGQHNGRQVVEPA
- a CDS encoding YceD family protein yields the protein MSENKTPQLDDRSPWVIDTRELGRHAGLSRALKRSVPVETPLGVPDVITIEAGSELELDLLLESVVEGVLVSGTATATAKGTCARCLDPLTEEVEVEVQELFAYPGSATEETTDEDEIPRLVDDKIDLEPIVRDAIVLALPLAPLCTEDCAGLCIDCGVKWADLEPGHGHEKIDPRWAALVERFDENAGEKPAPGPAEQA
- a CDS encoding DivIVA domain-containing protein, encoding MYRVFEALDELVTIVEEARGVPMTSSCVVPRGDVLELLDDVRDALPAEVDDAQDVLDKRDDLIHAARKEAGEAVAGANAEAERTIAEATDEAERILADARARAEQMLADAHDQADRTVAAGQAEYQNLTDRSRAESERMIQAGRDAYDRAIEDGRAEQARLVAQTEVVQAAHAESARIVDEAHAEADRQRQDCDAYVDGKLAEFSELLATTLRTVDSGRNHLRSPANLPSGGGRPTLYDYQV